Proteins encoded by one window of Enterobacter pseudoroggenkampii:
- a CDS encoding glycosyltransferase family 2 protein translates to MDFYFSRFEHRRPPEPLTTPRWVMMTWQVLAVAALILGANYIYWRWTSSLNTDALWYAIPLVLAETLAWIGTVLFTINLWKEQDPPQCPPPGEINECLSPEETVEPRPVKVDLFIATYSEDTELVRLSIRDALKMAYPFPIDYRIHVLDDGRRPEMKAVCDEEGVNYISRQTNIGFKAGNLRNGLEQTDGDFIVICDADTRVFPTLLSHTLGYFRDPDVAWVQTPQWFFDLPEGENLSRWGQRKAGKVGYGLGWLIQKCVGPVTIGRDPFFNDPRMFYDVILRRRNWANAAFCCGAASIHRREAVMQAALRSYVWSVEEEIHRHTRDIRDDETREALQEAMRPHVAFDTELTPYKFHVSEDIYTSVLLHGDAARRWRSVMHPRVESKMLSPQDMLTWMIQRFKYAAGSLDILFHDNIFSRRRFRLSLPQTLMYATTFWSYMACVWNTVFLISPIIYLFTGIPPVSAWSTPFYLHFLPFFIFSELAFMFGTWGISAWDGRASYLSFFSMNLRALNTVLRGEQIKFHVTPKERQTGRFLYLVKPQIAIVVLTLTGLVWGGIQVARGQVDDPSGYVINIFWGGVNIAAMLPLIFAAMWTPAEEDEVTQ, encoded by the coding sequence ATGGATTTTTATTTTTCCCGTTTTGAACATCGTCGTCCTCCGGAGCCGTTAACAACACCGCGTTGGGTAATGATGACCTGGCAGGTGTTAGCGGTCGCGGCGCTTATTCTGGGCGCCAATTATATTTACTGGCGCTGGACCTCCTCCCTGAATACGGACGCGTTATGGTACGCCATACCGCTGGTTCTCGCCGAAACGCTGGCGTGGATCGGCACAGTGCTGTTTACCATCAATTTATGGAAAGAACAGGATCCTCCCCAGTGCCCGCCGCCTGGCGAAATTAACGAATGCCTGTCGCCAGAAGAGACCGTAGAACCTCGTCCTGTAAAAGTGGATCTGTTCATTGCCACCTACTCGGAAGATACCGAACTGGTCAGGCTATCCATTCGCGACGCCCTGAAGATGGCGTACCCGTTCCCGATTGACTACCGGATCCACGTGCTTGATGACGGCCGTCGCCCGGAGATGAAAGCCGTTTGCGATGAGGAAGGCGTCAATTACATCAGTCGACAGACCAACATCGGCTTTAAGGCCGGTAATCTGCGTAATGGCCTTGAGCAAACTGACGGCGATTTTATTGTCATCTGCGACGCCGACACCCGGGTATTTCCCACCCTACTCAGCCATACGCTGGGCTATTTCCGCGATCCGGACGTAGCCTGGGTGCAGACACCGCAGTGGTTCTTCGATCTTCCGGAAGGTGAAAATTTGTCACGCTGGGGCCAGCGGAAAGCGGGAAAAGTGGGCTACGGTCTGGGCTGGCTGATTCAAAAGTGTGTTGGCCCGGTCACGATAGGCCGCGACCCGTTTTTTAACGATCCACGCATGTTCTATGACGTGATCCTGCGGCGGCGAAACTGGGCGAACGCGGCTTTCTGCTGCGGCGCGGCCTCCATCCACCGTCGCGAAGCGGTCATGCAGGCCGCGCTGCGCAGCTATGTCTGGTCCGTCGAAGAGGAGATCCATCGCCATACGCGCGATATTCGCGATGACGAAACGCGGGAAGCGCTGCAGGAGGCAATGCGCCCGCACGTAGCGTTTGACACTGAGCTAACGCCCTACAAATTCCACGTCTCGGAAGATATTTACACCTCGGTGCTGCTGCACGGTGACGCCGCACGACGCTGGCGCTCGGTCATGCACCCGCGGGTGGAGTCGAAGATGCTCTCTCCGCAGGATATGCTGACCTGGATGATCCAGCGCTTTAAGTACGCCGCCGGCTCGCTGGATATTTTGTTCCATGACAACATCTTCAGCCGTCGCCGCTTCAGGCTTTCCCTACCCCAGACGCTGATGTATGCCACCACCTTCTGGTCGTACATGGCCTGCGTGTGGAACACGGTGTTTTTGATTTCACCCATAATTTATCTGTTCACAGGCATTCCGCCGGTATCCGCCTGGTCGACGCCGTTTTATCTCCACTTTCTCCCGTTTTTTATTTTCTCTGAACTGGCCTTTATGTTCGGGACATGGGGGATTTCGGCCTGGGACGGCAGGGCCTCCTACCTCTCCTTCTTTTCCATGAACCTGCGCGCGCTCAATACGGTGCTGCGGGGCGAGCAGATCAAATTTCACGTTACGCCAAAAGAGCGGCAGACGGGCCGCTTTCTCTACCTGGTGAAGCCGCAGATAGCCATCGTGGTGCTGACCCTGACAGGACTCGTCTGGGGCGGTATCCAGGTGGCGCGTGGACAGGTGGACGACCCCTCCGGCTACGTCATCAATATTTTCTGGGGAGGGGTGAACATCGCCGCCATGCTGCCGCTAATTTTCGCGGCCATGTGGACGCCCGCTGAAGAGGACGAGGTCACCCAATGA
- a CDS encoding PP2C family protein-serine/threonine phosphatase has protein sequence MSALHVLIVEDSLIYRRLLSRMLTQWGYLVSEAENGVAALEILSSQPVSMVISDWEMPEMDGLTLCQTIRNRQFGHYVYIILLTARENAGDLTQGFDAGADDFLSKPVEQAELRARLHAGVRILTLEATLAAHNKRLSEALHQIEKDLELAARVQHSVLPSHRLRYGDYFSDWLFLPSAWVSGDVFNIFPLDSHLGFYCVDVSGHGVGAAMMSLAVARQFLHGRVVDRFLFTDEGGIQSPAEVVRMLNSRFCSEESDITSYFTLIYGVIDPETGQGLLCQAGHPTPVIVNADSEVTSVGDGGPPVGLIPDLSWEDVAFTLNPGDRLCLFSDGITECENVSGEQFGPQRLERWLHEHARLPVDQLLPRFGDHLTDWRNANRDEPIALTDDVSLLVIERQGEQNDY, from the coding sequence ATGTCGGCTCTGCACGTGTTAATTGTTGAGGATTCGCTGATTTATCGTCGTCTACTCTCCCGGATGCTCACCCAGTGGGGGTATCTCGTGAGCGAGGCGGAAAATGGCGTCGCCGCGCTGGAAATCTTGTCCAGTCAGCCGGTTAGCATGGTGATAAGCGACTGGGAAATGCCGGAAATGGACGGACTTACGCTCTGTCAGACGATCCGTAACCGTCAGTTTGGCCACTATGTGTATATCATCCTGTTGACGGCCCGCGAGAATGCCGGGGACTTGACGCAGGGGTTTGATGCCGGGGCGGATGATTTTTTAAGCAAGCCCGTAGAACAGGCTGAACTTCGGGCGCGGCTCCACGCCGGGGTCCGTATTTTGACGCTGGAGGCGACTCTCGCGGCGCATAACAAGCGCCTGAGTGAAGCGTTACATCAGATTGAAAAAGATCTTGAACTGGCGGCGCGCGTTCAGCACTCGGTGCTGCCTTCACACCGCTTACGCTATGGTGACTACTTCTCCGACTGGCTTTTCCTACCGTCAGCCTGGGTCTCGGGCGATGTGTTCAATATCTTTCCGCTGGATTCCCATCTGGGATTCTATTGCGTTGATGTCTCGGGTCACGGCGTGGGGGCCGCGATGATGTCCCTCGCGGTGGCTCGCCAGTTTTTACATGGCCGTGTGGTGGATCGCTTTCTGTTTACCGATGAGGGCGGTATTCAGTCACCTGCGGAGGTCGTCAGGATGTTGAACAGCCGCTTTTGCAGTGAAGAGAGCGACATCACCAGTTATTTCACGCTCATTTACGGCGTGATCGATCCAGAAACTGGGCAGGGGTTGCTGTGTCAGGCCGGGCATCCCACTCCCGTCATTGTGAACGCAGACAGCGAAGTCACGTCCGTGGGCGATGGCGGCCCGCCGGTCGGGCTGATCCCAGACCTGAGCTGGGAGGACGTCGCGTTTACCCTCAATCCGGGGGATCGCTTATGCTTATTCAGTGACGGTATTACGGAGTGTGAGAACGTCAGCGGCGAACAGTTTGGCCCGCAGCGTCTCGAACGCTGGCTTCATGAGCATGCCCGGCTCCCGGTTGACCAGCTCCTGCCGCGGTTTGGTGAC
- a CDS encoding DUF3131 domain-containing protein has translation MKPRSPILFHLLTGITICWLALSTVRADTELPASGYSPRSGELTAREMTIAKNAWQYFVSNYQPTTGLVNAVNKYPSTTMWDSASYLAALTAARELGIIDKAEFDRRMLKFLATLNTLVLFRNELPNKAYNTISGQKVDYTNKSGEIGFSALDIGRMLVWLKIIKERYPEYGNSIDNVVLGWDFSHAIDPCGTLYGAYLENGQPKYVQEGRLGYEEYGAAGFQLWGFNTCKASRPQPYELAEIYCVLVPYDTRDPRNTSQHNYVVTESYLLYGLEFGFDKPTDRDNAPRDYSLTWMKNFADRVYQAQENRYTITGVLTARSEHQLDKAPYFVYDTVFSDGYNWNTITDKGQFVPNAAAISLKAALGMWVLWNSPYTDRLLNTIENANEEGKGYYEGLYENGDGPIKEFTANNNGIMLEALLFKKEGKLLAFNTDNPKSKDFAPSLWDQKLLDQFEENNALRSRPFLSSTPAVKSWCDRTGVTQRTRPACQACQCASCNVDEPVKLPPVTAQCLKP, from the coding sequence ATGAAGCCACGATCCCCGATCCTTTTCCACCTGCTCACGGGAATAACGATCTGCTGGCTGGCCTTATCGACCGTGCGTGCGGACACCGAGCTTCCTGCATCAGGTTACTCCCCGCGTAGCGGCGAGCTGACCGCCCGAGAGATGACCATCGCGAAAAACGCCTGGCAGTATTTCGTCTCCAACTATCAGCCCACGACGGGCCTGGTGAATGCGGTCAACAAATACCCCTCCACCACCATGTGGGACAGCGCCTCCTATCTGGCCGCCCTGACGGCGGCGCGCGAGCTGGGGATCATTGATAAAGCGGAATTTGACCGCCGGATGCTAAAATTCCTCGCCACGTTAAACACCCTGGTACTGTTCCGCAACGAGCTGCCCAACAAGGCATATAACACCATCAGCGGCCAGAAAGTGGACTACACCAACAAGTCCGGTGAAATTGGCTTCTCGGCGCTGGATATCGGGCGAATGCTGGTCTGGCTGAAAATCATCAAAGAGCGTTATCCGGAGTACGGCAACAGCATTGATAACGTGGTGCTCGGCTGGGATTTCAGCCACGCGATCGACCCCTGCGGCACGCTGTACGGCGCCTATCTGGAGAACGGCCAGCCGAAATATGTTCAGGAAGGTCGGCTGGGCTATGAAGAGTACGGCGCGGCCGGTTTCCAGCTGTGGGGGTTTAATACCTGTAAAGCCAGCCGTCCGCAGCCTTACGAGCTTGCCGAAATCTACTGCGTGCTGGTCCCGTACGATACACGCGACCCGCGCAACACGTCGCAGCATAACTACGTGGTGACGGAATCCTACCTGCTCTACGGGCTGGAGTTCGGCTTTGATAAACCGACCGACCGGGATAACGCCCCGCGCGACTACTCCCTGACGTGGATGAAAAACTTTGCTGACCGCGTTTATCAGGCTCAGGAGAACCGCTATACCATTACCGGCGTCCTCACCGCGCGATCTGAGCACCAGCTCGATAAAGCCCCTTACTTCGTCTATGACACCGTCTTCAGCGACGGGTACAACTGGAACACCATTACCGATAAAGGCCAGTTCGTCCCTAACGCTGCCGCGATATCGCTTAAGGCGGCGCTGGGCATGTGGGTGCTGTGGAACTCCCCCTATACCGACCGCCTGCTGAACACCATTGAGAATGCCAACGAAGAGGGAAAAGGCTACTACGAAGGGCTGTATGAAAACGGTGACGGGCCGATCAAGGAGTTCACCGCGAACAATAACGGCATCATGCTGGAGGCACTGCTGTTCAAAAAAGAGGGAAAACTGCTGGCCTTCAACACCGACAACCCGAAGAGCAAGGATTTTGCCCCATCGCTGTGGGATCAAAAGCTGCTCGATCAGTTTGAAGAGAACAACGCGCTGCGCAGTCGCCCGTTCCTGAGCAGCACGCCGGCCGTAAAAAGCTGGTGCGACCGGACCGGCGTCACGCAGCGCACCAGACCCGCCTGCCAGGCCTGTCAGTGCGCGTCATGCAACGTGGACGAGCCCGTTAAACTGCCACCGGTGACTGCGCAATGCTTAAAACCATAG
- a CDS encoding DUF3131 domain-containing protein, protein MRIRDALLPARSYLTILLGFLLGFAIVVWVEKQMPTRVESSGGIALSKDFPPLPAKRALTYDEAIWARVAWQYYVNNTQPNGLANASDGEPWLSLWSVGSYLFATAAAQQLNIISTDEFDERVSTALFTLGQLPLNERGLPAAYYHADTLKILGKPDVSAIGLSRLLTALQTLLWRYPQHAAAIRDLLSVWRTAALIENNTQSQASVPLHHWTLTDDEQRDSFGYRLYASHTLRLIDSAAGLAVTNPPEGQKMIDLDGVMVPDEGLRTPWGKQTSLISLPYLLTGLELGFDAQSAEIAWRIMQIQQRRHSLRTPKPPVSTDYAEPAPDYVNDLPNRQPVQARNLRDEVPEKVAITSTRTAFAWYALFRNSWSEALRQQVLPLQVPGKGWQRGLNLNNSVNAVVDADTNAIVLESLSYIAHGQMLCLACLSTSPSAGATP, encoded by the coding sequence ATGAGGATACGTGATGCCCTGCTGCCCGCTCGCAGCTACCTCACCATTTTGCTCGGGTTCCTGCTCGGCTTTGCCATTGTGGTCTGGGTGGAGAAACAGATGCCCACGCGTGTGGAAAGCAGCGGCGGCATCGCGCTCAGTAAAGACTTCCCACCGCTGCCTGCGAAACGGGCGCTGACCTATGACGAAGCCATCTGGGCGCGGGTCGCCTGGCAATACTACGTGAATAATACCCAGCCAAACGGCCTGGCGAACGCCAGCGACGGTGAACCGTGGCTGAGTCTATGGAGCGTGGGGAGCTATCTGTTTGCGACTGCCGCCGCACAGCAGCTCAACATCATTTCCACCGATGAGTTTGACGAAAGGGTCAGCACGGCCCTGTTTACGCTGGGGCAGCTGCCGCTCAACGAGCGAGGCCTCCCTGCCGCGTATTACCATGCTGACACACTCAAGATTCTGGGCAAACCTGACGTCTCCGCAATCGGTCTGAGCAGGCTGCTGACGGCATTACAGACCCTGCTGTGGCGCTATCCGCAGCACGCGGCGGCCATCCGCGATTTGTTGAGCGTGTGGCGCACCGCGGCGCTGATTGAAAATAACACCCAAAGCCAGGCTTCGGTGCCGCTCCATCACTGGACGCTGACCGATGACGAACAGCGGGACAGCTTTGGCTATAGGCTCTATGCCAGCCATACGCTGCGCTTAATTGACAGCGCGGCAGGCCTCGCGGTGACCAACCCGCCTGAAGGGCAAAAGATGATCGATCTGGACGGCGTGATGGTGCCGGATGAAGGGCTACGCACGCCCTGGGGCAAGCAAACCTCCCTGATCAGTCTCCCCTATCTGTTAACCGGCCTTGAGCTGGGCTTTGACGCGCAGAGCGCTGAAATCGCGTGGCGGATTATGCAGATCCAACAGCGGCGTCATAGCCTGCGTACCCCAAAACCGCCGGTCAGCACGGATTATGCCGAACCGGCGCCGGATTATGTTAACGATCTGCCTAACAGGCAGCCGGTTCAGGCGCGCAACCTGCGCGACGAAGTGCCGGAGAAGGTGGCGATTACCTCCACACGCACCGCGTTTGCCTGGTACGCCCTGTTCCGCAACAGCTGGAGCGAAGCGCTGCGCCAGCAGGTTCTGCCGCTTCAGGTGCCGGGTAAAGGCTGGCAGCGCGGGTTAAATCTCAACAACAGCGTCAATGCCGTCGTAGACGCCGATACCAATGCCATTGTGCTGGAAAGTCTGTCTTACATCGCGCATGGCCAGATGCTCTGTCTGGCCTGCCTCTCCACTTCCCCCTCAGCAGGAGCAACGCCATGA
- the opgC gene encoding OpgC domain-containing protein — protein sequence MSHVAPSIAQEDAAKSIAWRYAVAGARDLRIDFMRGIALVMMVVAHTEVMSVFNIFSWERFGLTTGAEGFVILSGFMLGMLNRARLQKVVLLTVSWGLYLRAWKIYRVNIIVIVSFILLAYIPHINIFEVTHFTDRFSGQSWSLYPVTPQIKETWFNIILYLQIGPHQTQILGLYIFLLLFSPLFLGMLQKGKVWWLLGLSLLVYGLWQRWPLRLTPSEFEFAFPLLAWQFIFVLGMVSGWYKAELISFARTSAGKVVVVALVMVALILGFVAQNHTNPFMPPALLMHVIPPDSFNTFYHTWAAKNGLGPVRVLNDIALMVTVYLVLTYCWTPLNRLLGWFLIPLGQHSLYTFILHVYVVLLVSQFITFDLWRHAWIENTLVHAAALGILWLMAKYDVGARWIPN from the coding sequence ATGAGCCATGTTGCGCCGTCCATCGCGCAAGAAGATGCCGCTAAATCAATAGCATGGCGTTATGCTGTTGCAGGTGCCCGGGATCTGAGAATTGACTTTATGCGCGGCATTGCCCTCGTCATGATGGTCGTGGCGCATACGGAGGTAATGTCGGTATTTAATATATTCTCCTGGGAGCGCTTCGGGTTGACCACAGGTGCTGAAGGGTTTGTTATTCTCTCGGGGTTTATGCTGGGAATGCTGAATCGCGCGCGTCTGCAAAAAGTGGTTTTACTCACGGTTTCCTGGGGGCTTTATCTCAGGGCGTGGAAAATATATCGCGTAAATATCATTGTCATAGTGTCATTTATTCTTCTGGCCTATATCCCACATATTAATATTTTCGAGGTTACCCATTTTACCGACCGTTTTTCGGGGCAAAGCTGGTCGCTTTATCCTGTTACGCCGCAGATTAAAGAGACCTGGTTCAACATTATTCTCTATTTGCAGATCGGCCCCCATCAGACGCAAATTCTGGGACTGTATATCTTTTTGCTGCTCTTTAGCCCCCTTTTTTTAGGGATGTTGCAGAAAGGGAAAGTCTGGTGGCTGTTAGGGCTGTCGCTGCTGGTGTACGGCCTGTGGCAGAGGTGGCCGCTTCGGCTGACCCCGTCGGAGTTCGAATTTGCCTTTCCGCTGCTGGCCTGGCAGTTCATCTTTGTGCTGGGCATGGTCAGCGGCTGGTATAAAGCCGAACTGATCTCTTTCGCACGCACGTCAGCAGGTAAAGTGGTGGTGGTTGCGCTGGTGATGGTGGCGCTCATTCTGGGGTTCGTTGCACAGAACCATACCAACCCGTTTATGCCCCCCGCGCTGCTGATGCATGTGATTCCGCCTGATAGCTTCAATACCTTTTATCACACCTGGGCGGCGAAGAATGGGCTGGGCCCGGTGCGGGTGCTAAACGATATCGCCCTGATGGTTACCGTCTACCTGGTGCTGACATATTGCTGGACGCCGCTCAACCGCCTGCTGGGATGGTTCCTGATCCCGCTAGGCCAGCACTCGCTTTATACCTTTATTTTGCATGTGTACGTAGTGCTGCTGGTGAGCCAGTTCATCACCTTCGACTTATGGCGTCACGCCTGGATAGAGAACACGTTAGTGCATGCGGCGGCACTGGGTATTTTGTGGCTGATGGCAAAATACGACGTCGGCGCACGCTGGATACCTAACTAA
- a CDS encoding DUF3131 domain-containing protein: protein MLKTIARGLAGLLLAGAIVFALFGHQGAGWRWLINGGWHSSARISALTPEEQKWAATAWRYFVNNTQPQTGLVNGSDKQPRVTLWQMGDTLIALLAAKELGLIDDAEYDARLTRLMGTLNRLTLTEVRTPGRLYSSQTAAPIDFSGNPVKNGWSARDMARLMLALRLTAEREPQYSEYLDKIILRWNFCPVIDGEGELWSSSLQNGQPVVREELRLGESEYAATAFHLWGFSPDKAFTPPMNHVIISQRRLAVDARDPRTTWQPSLITTLPYMLPGLEFGWEPESVAADLQKRLRKQAENVWLSQKTRWETDKILTARADFSLSQAPWHIQDTVWGNGYAWNSVGDDGRDYTRFAQVSTKAVFALWALWDTPYTDVLMTVTKHLNDPQKGWYEGRQEATGDTNAALTLSTNATVLEALFFKHNAGPLFDVRRSKKESYFSRRLAEEYTPIGHCLPGESTLRRTP, encoded by the coding sequence ATGCTTAAAACCATAGCCAGAGGGCTCGCGGGATTACTCCTCGCAGGCGCGATCGTCTTTGCTCTGTTTGGCCATCAGGGAGCAGGCTGGCGCTGGCTCATCAACGGCGGCTGGCACTCCAGCGCGCGTATCTCTGCCCTGACGCCGGAAGAACAGAAATGGGCGGCAACCGCCTGGCGCTATTTCGTCAATAATACCCAGCCGCAAACGGGGCTGGTCAACGGGAGCGACAAACAGCCCCGCGTCACGCTCTGGCAAATGGGCGATACGCTTATCGCCCTGCTGGCGGCAAAAGAGCTGGGGCTAATTGATGACGCCGAGTATGACGCTCGTTTAACCCGTCTAATGGGCACCCTTAACCGCCTGACGCTGACCGAGGTCCGGACGCCGGGCCGGCTCTATTCCAGCCAGACGGCGGCGCCGATCGATTTTAGCGGCAACCCCGTCAAAAATGGCTGGTCCGCGCGCGACATGGCGCGTCTGATGCTCGCCCTGCGCCTCACCGCTGAGCGGGAGCCGCAGTACAGTGAATACCTCGATAAAATTATCCTGCGCTGGAATTTCTGCCCGGTCATCGACGGTGAAGGCGAACTGTGGTCATCTTCGCTGCAAAATGGCCAGCCGGTGGTCCGGGAAGAGCTACGTCTGGGCGAGAGCGAATACGCCGCGACGGCGTTTCATCTGTGGGGTTTTTCCCCGGATAAAGCGTTTACGCCGCCGATGAACCACGTCATCATCTCTCAACGGCGGCTGGCCGTGGATGCCCGGGATCCGCGCACCACGTGGCAGCCCTCCCTGATTACCACTCTTCCCTATATGCTGCCGGGCCTGGAGTTTGGCTGGGAGCCCGAAAGCGTTGCGGCCGATCTGCAAAAACGTCTGCGCAAGCAGGCCGAAAACGTCTGGCTAAGCCAGAAGACCCGTTGGGAGACCGATAAGATCCTGACGGCCAGGGCGGATTTCTCGCTCTCTCAGGCGCCCTGGCATATTCAGGATACCGTCTGGGGAAATGGCTATGCCTGGAACTCTGTCGGCGACGATGGCCGGGACTACACCCGTTTCGCGCAGGTATCGACCAAGGCAGTCTTTGCCCTGTGGGCCCTGTGGGACACCCCGTACACCGACGTGCTGATGACGGTTACAAAACACCTTAACGATCCGCAGAAAGGCTGGTACGAGGGCCGTCAGGAAGCCACGGGTGATACCAACGCTGCCTTAACCCTCTCAACCAATGCCACGGTTCTGGAAGCCCTTTTCTTTAAACACAACGCCGGGCCGCTGTTTGACGTGCGTCGATCGAAGAAAGAGAGCTATTTTTCACGCCGTCTGGCAGAGGAATACACGCCCATCGGGCACTGTCTACCGGGCGAAAGCACCCTAAGGAGGACGCCGTGA